In one window of Nitrospira sp. DNA:
- a CDS encoding universal stress protein produces MRWLVALDESECSERIIGWMRAFPHSKQTGVTVVHVLAPLEVPESIGVSGQQLLLQQQSAMVEALLDRVRRLLEESFADVEVIVREGVPSSEILQVIQERRPDLVVSGMQGLYRSPGFTIGGVAQRLLSYAPCSLMLVPGKAQAGGGLRIMLATDGSEDAQRAACVVAGLPGIREVTIVSVVRPLGAEKTVLERFQPDESRKMEAAFLRQRRAGARKAIAGCERLLRDASITVRPRVIAGHPAEAIVRAARRDAADLLVVGSRGLTGIKAAALGSVSQAVAQLAPCPVLIVKA; encoded by the coding sequence ATGCGATGGTTGGTTGCACTCGATGAATCGGAGTGTTCCGAGCGGATCATCGGATGGATGCGAGCTTTTCCCCATTCGAAGCAGACGGGGGTGACCGTGGTGCATGTGCTGGCTCCGTTGGAGGTGCCTGAGAGCATCGGCGTCAGCGGGCAACAGCTGCTGCTGCAGCAGCAGAGTGCGATGGTTGAGGCCCTGCTTGATCGCGTGCGCCGACTCCTGGAGGAGTCCTTTGCCGACGTGGAAGTGATTGTGCGGGAAGGCGTCCCGAGCAGCGAGATTCTGCAAGTCATTCAGGAGCGCCGACCGGACTTGGTCGTCTCAGGCATGCAGGGGCTCTACCGGTCCCCGGGTTTCACGATCGGTGGGGTCGCTCAGCGGCTCCTCTCCTATGCTCCCTGCAGTTTGATGCTGGTGCCCGGCAAGGCGCAGGCCGGCGGCGGGTTGCGAATCATGCTGGCCACGGATGGATCGGAGGATGCGCAGCGTGCGGCCTGTGTCGTGGCGGGTCTTCCCGGGATACGCGAGGTGACGATCGTGAGCGTCGTGCGTCCGCTGGGCGCGGAGAAAACGGTCCTCGAACGGTTTCAGCCCGATGAGAGCCGTAAGATGGAGGCGGCGTTCCTGCGTCAACGGCGTGCCGGGGCGCGCAAGGCCATCGCCGGATGCGAACGCCTGTTGCGAGACGCATCGATCACGGTGCGCCCCAGGGTGATTGCCGGCCATCCGGCCGAGGCCATCGTTCGAGCTGCCCGGCGTGATGCCGCGGACCTGCTGGTGGTCGGATCTCGCGGCCTGACCGGGATCAAGGCGGCCGCGCTCGGGAGCGTGTCCCAGGCGGTGGCGCAGTTGGCACCCTGTCCGGTCTTGATCGTGAAGGCGTAG
- a CDS encoding ABC transporter substrate-binding protein, with amino-acid sequence MVNAVFISLIIGWAPAGSGQAAPEHAPPTAVVRATLDAVFHILDDQQLKGPGHLTQRRHLLENIIAERFDYEEMSKRTLAAHWKPLSQTERQEFVQLFKTFLSDQYAARIEGYAGERVVYLSERTVDGYAEVRTRLVSDKLDFPMDYRLTNKSGTWYAYDVIVDGVSLVMNYRSQFGRIIGESSFQELLRRLKARRVSEEKAKT; translated from the coding sequence ATCGTCAACGCGGTCTTCATCAGCCTGATCATCGGCTGGGCACCGGCCGGCAGCGGACAGGCGGCGCCGGAGCACGCCCCTCCGACCGCCGTCGTTCGCGCGACACTCGACGCGGTCTTTCACATTCTGGACGACCAACAATTGAAGGGCCCCGGCCACCTGACACAGCGTCGGCATCTCCTGGAGAACATCATCGCCGAGCGGTTCGACTACGAAGAAATGTCGAAACGGACGCTCGCCGCCCATTGGAAACCGCTCAGTCAAACCGAACGACAGGAATTCGTACAGCTGTTCAAGACGTTTCTCTCGGACCAATATGCGGCGAGGATCGAGGGCTACGCAGGCGAACGGGTGGTCTATCTCTCTGAGCGCACCGTCGACGGCTATGCCGAAGTCCGAACCAGACTGGTATCCGACAAGCTCGACTTTCCGATGGATTATCGGCTGACGAATAAGAGCGGTACCTGGTATGCCTATGACGTGATTGTCGATGGAGTGAGCCTGGTCATGAACTATCGCAGTCAATTCGGCAGGATCATCGGAGAGTCGTCGTTCCAAGAACTTTTGCGCCGACTAAAAGCGCGGAGAGTGAGCGAAGAGAAAGCGAAGACGTAA
- a CDS encoding YbhB/YbcL family Raf kinase inhibitor-like protein gives MPFELACSAFKEGELIPKKHTCEGDDLSPPLRWNHPPAGTRSFALIADDPDAPGRTWVHWVLYNIPLDLCGLAEGIPTQETLPNGAQQGLNDSREIGYGGPCPPPGKPHRYYFKLYALDCELALKSRATKAQVVEAMRGHVLAEAQLMGRFGR, from the coding sequence ATGCCGTTCGAACTCGCCTGTAGCGCTTTCAAGGAGGGGGAACTCATTCCGAAGAAACATACCTGTGAAGGCGATGACCTGTCGCCCCCGTTGCGTTGGAACCATCCCCCCGCGGGCACGCGAAGTTTTGCGCTGATTGCCGACGATCCCGATGCGCCGGGTCGCACATGGGTGCATTGGGTCTTGTACAACATCCCGTTGGATCTTTGTGGCCTGGCCGAAGGGATTCCGACTCAGGAGACCTTGCCGAACGGGGCGCAGCAGGGCCTGAACGACAGCCGGGAAATCGGCTATGGCGGGCCATGTCCACCGCCCGGGAAACCGCACCGGTATTACTTCAAGTTGTATGCGTTGGATTGCGAGTTGGCGCTCAAATCGCGGGCCACCAAAGCTCAGGTGGTTGAGGCGATGAGGGGCCACGTGCTGGCCGAAGCTCAATTGATGGGACGGTTCGGGCGATAG